The Mesorhizobium opportunistum WSM2075 DNA window TTAACCGCAATTTACTGCGAAAGCTGCGTTCCGCCCAGATCGACGATCGCCTGTGCCTTGTGCGCGGCTTCGACGACGGCCAGCGCGGTCATGTTGACCACGCCACGCGACGTGACCGAAGGCGTCAGGATATGCGCCGGCTTGTCGGTGCCGAGCAGGATCGGCCCGACATGCAGCGCATCCATCATGGCACGCAGCGCCGTCAGCGTGATGTTGGCCGAATCGAGGTTCGGGAAGACCAGGAGATTGGCTTCGCCCTTCAGCCGCGAATGCGGATAGACGCGCTGGCGCAGATGCTCCGACAAAGCGGAATCGGCATGCATTTCGCCGTCGCACTGCAATTCCGGCGCGATGCGCGCCAGGATCGCCGCTGCCTGCCGCATCTTGAGCGCGCTCGGCGAATCGCGCGAGCCGAAATCCGAATGCGACAGCAGTGCCGCCTTCGGCTCGATGCCGAAGCGCTGGATTTCCTCGGCCGCCAGCACGGTCATCTCGGCGATCTCCTCGGCGGTCGGGTCGACGGAGACGTGGGTGTCGGTGAGGAAGATGATGCCGCGCTGCGAGATCAGCATCGACAGCGTCGATAAATCGTAATCCTTGATGCCGGCGCGCGGCCCGATGATCAGCGTCACGTTGCGCAGATGCCGCTCGAAGCGGCCTTCGAGGCCGCAGACCATGGCGTCGGCGTCGCCGCGCTTCAGCGCCAGAGCGGCGATCACCGTATTGTCGGTGCGCACCATGGTGCGCGCGGCCTCCGTCGTCACGCCGCGCCGGCCGGCGAGCTCGATCAGGAGGTCGACATAGTGGCGATAACGCGGATCGTCTTCCGGGTTGATCAGTCCGAAATCGACACCCGGTTTGATGCGCAGGCCGTAGCGCTTCAGCCTGACTTCGATGACATGCGGACGGCCGATCAGGATCGGTTCGGCTATGCCTTCCTCGAGCACCACCTGGGCGGCGCGCAGCACGCGCTCATCCTCGCCGTCGGCGTAGATGACGCGCTTGGCGCTCGAGGCCTTGGCGGACGAGAACACCGGCTTCATCACCAGGCCGGAGCGGAAGACGAACCGGTTGAGCTTGTCGATATAGGCGGCGAAATCGGTGATCGGCCGTGTCGCGACGCCGGTGTCGCAGGCCGCCTTGGCGACCGCCGGCGCGATGCGCAGGATGAGCCTGGGATCGAAGGGCGAGGGGATCAGGAACTCGGGTCCGAAGATCGGCGTCTCGCCGGAATAGGCGCGCGCGGCGACGTCCGAAGGCTCTTCGCGGGCAAGGGCCGCGATGGCGCGGACCGCCGCCATCTTCATCTCCTCGTTGATGGCGCTGGCGCCGCAGTCCAGCGCACCACGGAAGATGTAGGGGAAGCAGAGAACGTTGTTGACCTGGTTGGGAAAATCGGAGCGGCCCGTGCAGATCATGGCATCGGGACGCGCCGCGCGCGCCACTTCCGGCATGATCTCCGGATTGGGATTGGCCAGCGCCAGGATCAGCGGCTTCGGCGCCATGTGCTGGAGCAGTTCCGGCTTCAGCACACCGGCGGCCGAAAGGCCGAGGAAGACGTCGGCGCCCGCAATAACGTCGGCCAGCGTGCGCGCCTCGGTATCCTTCACATAGGGGTCCTTCCAGCGGTCCATCTCGTCGGTGCGGCCCTTGTAGGCGACGCCGAAACGGTCGGTGACCCAAATATTTTCGACGCGCACGCCGAGCGAGACCAGGAGGTTGAGGCAGGCGAGGGCCGCGGCACCGGCGCCGGAGGTGACGACCTTGATGTCCGAAATGGTCTTGCCGGCGAATTCCAGCCCGTTGAGCACGGCGGCGGCGACGATGATGGCCGTGCCGTGCTGGTCGTCGTGGAACACCGGTATCTTCATGCGCGCCTTGAGCCGTTCCTCAACCTCGAAACACTCCGGCGCCTTGATATCCTCGAGGTTGATGCCGCCGAAGGTCGGCTCCAGGGCGGCGACCGTTTCGACCATGCGCTCGATTTCGGGCGCGTCGATCTCGATGTCGAAGACGTCGATGCCGGCGAATTTCTTGAACAGGACCGCCTTGCCCTCCATGACCGGCTTGGACGCCAGCGGGCCGATATTGCCGAGGCCGAGCACGGCCGAGCCGTTGGAGACGACGCCGACCAGGTTGGCGCGCGCCGTATAGTCGGCGGCGGTCGCCGGATCGTCGCGGATCTCCAGGCAAGGGGCCGCCACGCCAGGCGAATAGGCGAGCGCCAGGTCGCGCTGGTTGCCGAGCGGCTTGGTCGCCTGGATTTCGAGCTTTCCAGGCGTCGGGTGCTTGTGGAAGTAGAGGGCGGCTTCGTCGAGGTCCGAACGTGCCGTTTTCTTGCTCTCGCCAGTCATTCCGGCCCTCCCTGCGCTCTGCCTGCGACCCTTCTTAGCATGCGGCCGCGGTTTTTCGAGACGCCAAATGACGCAATCGCGGATCACATTGGCGAGACAGGAATAGCTGATTTATTTCAGCCGCTTGGACAGGGTTTCTTCCGCGTTGCGATTGTCGGGGCTCAGAACGCGCTGACGTAGAGGCCGCCATCCACCGGAATGTTCTGCCCGGTCAGGTAGCCGGCATGAACGGAGCACAGGAAGGCGCAGATCTGGCCGAATTCCTCGGGCGTGCCGAGCCGCTTGGCCGGCACGTCGGCGCTGATGCGGGTCTTGCGCGCCGCCGCCGCCGCGGGCTCCTCGACGGTGCCTGCCTCATGCGGGCCGCGCAGCCGGTCGGTGTCGAGCTTGCCTGGCAGCAGGCTGTTGATGGTGACGTTGCGGTCGATCACCGTGCGCGCCACGCCGGCGAGGAACGAGGTCAGGCCGGCGCGCGCCCCCGACGACAGGTCGAGGCCGGGGATCGGCACGTAGACCGACAGCGAGGTGATGTTGACGATGCGGCCGAAGCCACGTTTGGCCATGCCGTCGATGACGGCCTGCACCAGCTCGATCGGTGTGACCATGTTCTGGGTGACGCCTTCGAGGATCTTGCCGCGATCGAGTTCGCGGAAATCGCGCAATGGCGGGCCGCCATTGTTGTTGACGAGAATGTCGGGCTCAGGGCAGGCGGCAAGCAGTGCCTTCTGCACTTCGGGTTTCGAGACATCACCGACGACTTCCGTGACCGTCACGCCGTAGCGCTCGCGCAGCTCCGCGGCGGTCCTCGCCACCAGTTCGGCGTTTCGTCCGTTAACGACGATGTCGCAGCCGGCCTCGGCCAGTGCCATGGCGCAGCCTTTTCCAAGTCCCTTGCTCGAAGCGCAGACGATGGCTTTCTTGCCGCGAATACCGAGATCCATGACGATTTCTCCTGTGATTTGGCCGGCAGGCTAGCTCTTGGGCTGGCCCAATCGCAACTGTCATACGGTTGTTGCATGAATCGGGGCATAGGCTGCGCGAAAGCAACGGTGAAAACGCGATGTCCGGCCAAGAGCCCCGCACCTTCCGCAGCATGTTCATTTCCGATGTCCATCTCGGCTCGAAGGCTGCCAAGGCGGAATTCCTGATCGATTTCCTTCGCTATCACGACGCCGACATCATCTATCTGGTCGGTGACATCGTCGACGGCTGGCGGCTGCGGCGGAGCTGGCACTGGCCGCAAAGCCACAACGACGTCGTGCAGAAATTGCTGCGCAAGGCGCGCAAGGGCGCCTCGATTACCTATATCGCCGGCAATCACGATGAGTTTGCCCGCCAGTTCCAGGGCGTGCATTTCGGCGGCATCGTCGTTGCCGACCGCGCCATCCATGAGACCGCCGACGGCAGGCGCCTGCTGGTCATCCATGGCGACCAGTTCGACACCGTCGTCCACAACCAGCGCTGGCTCGCCTATCTCGGCGACCATGCCTACGACGCGGCCATGCAGGTCAACCGTGTCATCACGCGTCTGCGCCAGCTGCTCGGCCTGCCTTACTGGTCGTTCTCGTCCTGGGCCAAGGTCAAGGTCAAGAAAGCGGTAAACTTCATCGGTTCGTTCCAGACCGTGCTCAGCGAGGAAGCGCGGCGTTCGCATGTCGACGGCGTCATCTGCGGCCACATCCACCACGCCGCGATCGAGAACTATGGCGATGTGCAGTACATCAACACCGGCGACTGGGTGGAGAGCTGCACGGCGGTGGTCGAACATTTCGACGGCCGCATGGAAATCCTGACCTGGGCGCATGTCCTGCCTGAAGCGCCGGACGAGCCTTTCATCCCGATGCTCATCGAAGATCGGGTCGGGCAGGCGGCCTGACACGGAATTCACGGAGGCTTTCAGCGTTAATCGGTTAGTCCAGCCGGTTTCGCCTGGTTTTCCGCCATGTTAAGGGATCGATCTACATCGCCAGCCGGCCGAGCGCGGCGTAATTGGATCGATTCATGTCCCTGCCGCCGCTTTCGCCAGAACAACTCGTCAAGCCGCGCCATTTCGAGCTGCGCATGAGCCTGATCTTCGCGACATTGTTCGTGTCGCAAGGCACCCATCTGCCCTATTTTCCGCTCTGGCTGCAGGCGAAAGGTTTTGGCGCCGAACAAATCGCCGTCATCCTTGCCGCGCCGATGTTCCTGCGCGTCCTGACGACGCCCATGCTGACGGCACTTGCCGACCGGGCGAAGGACCGCGCCGACGTCTACATCGTGCTGGTCGCGGCAACGATGGTCATTTCGGCAGGCTATTTCCTGCCGGCGACCTACGCGATCGTGCTGGCCGTATCGCTGATTCTGACGGTCGTCTGGACACCGCATTCGCCAATGGCCGATTCGCTTGCGTTGTCCGGGGTGCGCCGCTTCGGCTCGAACTACACCGCCATGCGCAAATGGGGCTCGATCTCCTATCTTTGCGCCAATGTCGTGGGCGGCTTCATCCTGGCGGCGGCCGGAGCCAAAGCCGTACCGGTGATCATTTTCGGGGCGCTCGCAGCAGCGCTTGCCGCAGCCTTGTTTGCGCCGCGCATGGGGCGGCCGCGCAAGGCTTCGCCGTTGTCGGCCACTGAAATCCAGCACGCGGCGCCGAGCCTGTTCAATGCCTATTTCCTCTATTTCACCTTTGGCGTCGGCATCATCACCGCCAGCCACGCCTTCCTCTACGGCTTTGTTTCCATCTACTGGAAATCGATCGGCATCAGCGATTCCGTCGTTGGCCTGCTTTGGGCCTGGGGCGTGGTGTCCGAAGTCTGCATGTTTTTGTTTTTCAATCGCATTTTCGCCTCCGTATCCGTAGTCAAGGTGATGGTGATCGCCGGCATCGGGTCGATCGTGCGCTGGATCGTCTTTCCGCTGGTATGGCCGCTTGGTCTTGGGGTCGCCGGCTTCTTCGCCGTGCAGTCGCTGCATTCGGTGTCCGTCGCAATGGTGCTGATCGGGCTGCAGAAAATGATCGGCGAGACCGTCTCCGAAGAGCGCACCGGTGCCGCGCAAGGCATCGCCTATTTCTTCAACGGCTTCTTCATGGCGGCCGTCACGCTTGCGTCCGGTCCGCTCTATGACCGTCTCGGCGTCGATGGTTTCCTGGCGATGATTCCGATCGCGATCGTCGGCCTTGTGCTGATCGGGCTTGCGGCGCGCTCAGCCCCAAAGCACCCGGTCCGGGGGTGAGACGAGCGAACCCCGGTAGGCAAGGCCCGGCTCGCGGTCGCGCGCAAGCAGCAGCGGACCATCGAGGTCGACGAAATCGGCGTCCTGGGCGAGCAACACCGCCGGCGCCATCGCCAGCGACGTGCCGACCATGCAGCCGACCATGACGCCGAAACCGAGTTCCCGGGCGCGGTCGCGCAGGACGAGCGCCGCCGTCAGCCCGCCGGACTTGTCGAGCTTGATGTTGACGGCGTCGTAGAGGCCGACAAGCAAATCCAGGTTTTTCGCCTCGTGTACGCTTTCATCGGCGCAGATCGGCACCGGATGCGCGATGTGGCGCAGGATGCCGTCGTGGCCGGCCGGCAGCGGCTGTTCGATCAGCGCGATGTCTTGTTCCGCAGCAAAGGCGAGGTTGGCGACGATGTTGTCGTCGGTCCAGCCCTCATTGGCATCGAGGATGATTCGGCTCTCGGGCGCGGCCTGCCTTACCGCCTGGATCCGGGCGATGTCGTTGTCGCCGCCGATCTTGACCTTCAGCAGCGGCCGGCTGGCATTGGCGCTGGCCTGTGCCGCCATCGCCGAGGGTTCGCCGAGCGACAGCGTGTAGGCGGTTTCCAGCGGTCGCAGCGGGGCCGGCCAGATTGCGTTCGCCGCCGGAATGCCGCTGATCTTGGCTTCGAGGTCCCACAGGGCGCAGTCGATGGCGTTGCGGGCCGCGCCAGCCGGCATCGCATCGAGCAGGGCGATCCGGTCGATGCCGCCGGCGATCCGCCCGCGCATGGCCTCTATCGCCGCGTGCACGCCGTCCATGGTCTCGCCATAGCGCTTGTAGGGAACGCATTCGCCGCGCCCGACATGACCATCCTGGCTGATCGTGCAGGTGATGACCTCGGCCTCGGTCTTGGAGCCGCGCGAAATGGTGAAGGTGCCGGCGATCGGAAAACGCTCGGCCTCGACCGAAATGACACGCGCCATATTTTTCTGCTCCGGCTGTGCGAGAAGGGTTGTCGGCAAATCGACAAGGTCGGACCCATCAGGCTAAACAGGACGCCATGTTGACCATAGGCAAGCGCGACGCAAGCGGCACGACCGCCTCGGAGGCTGACCACCAGCCGCGCGTCGCTATCGGCGAGGAAGGTGGCGTTCTTGGCTGCGCCTTCTCCGGTGTCTGGACGACACGGACCGTGGCACTGATCGACGCGGACATGCGCAAGATCGAGAAACGAAGCGGTTTCAAGACTTTGGCCCTCGATCTTTCCAAGATCGAGAAGATCGACACCGCTGGCGCCTGGCTAATCGACCGGCTGGTCAGCGTCTTCGAGAAGAAGAACGTCGAGGTCCAGCTGCAGGGCCGGAGCGAGATCGCGTCCATCCTGCTCGATGCGGTGGGGGAGGCTGTCCGCCGCGAGCCCGAATCCGGACCGGCGCGGCCGCCCAACATCGTCCTTCGCGCCCTCGAAGCGGTTGGCCGGCGCGTCTATGAGATGCGCGACGATTTCCTTGCCTCGATGAATATCCTCGGCGCCACCATCCGCGGCGCGCAGATGAAGCTCGGCCGCGGCCATGCCGTCAATCCGGCGGCGATCTTCAACCAGATCGATCGCATGGGCGTCGGCGCCATACCGGTGGTGGTGCTGATGTCGGCCATCGTCGGCGCGATCGTCGCCCAGCAAGGCGCCTACCAGCTCAGCTATTTCGGCGCCGATATCTTCGTCGTCGACCTCGTCGGCGTGCTGATCCTACGCGAACTCGGCGTGCTGATGACGGCAATCATGATCGCCGGCCGTTCCGGCAGCGCGATCACCGCCGAGATCGGTTCGATGAAGATGCGCGAGGAGGTCGACGCGCTGAAGGTCATCGGCCTCAACCCGATCGGCGTGCTGGTCTTTCCGCGCCTGGTTGCACTCGTGATCGCCTTGCCGTGCCTGACGATCATCGCCAATTTCGCGGCGCTCGGCGGCGGCATCGCCGCGGCCTGGCTCTACTCCGACATTCCGCCGGCCGCCTTCCTCGACCGGCTGCGCGTCGCCATCGATCTCAGCACCATTTTCGCCGGCCTGATCAAGGCACCGTTCATGGCGATGATCATCGGCACGATTGCGTCCGTCGAGGGTATGAAGGTCGGCGGCAGCGCCGAATCGCTCGGCCAGCACGTGACGGCCTCGGTGGTGAAGTCGATTTTCGTCGTCATCATCCTCGACGGGCTTTTCGCCATGTTCTACGCAGCGATCGAGTTCTGACATGGCTGAGGGTAATGGGCTCGCGATGAAGGAGCAGGACGAGGGCGACCTCGTGCTTTCGGTGCGCGACGTCACTGTCGCCATCGAGGACAAGCTGATCCTCGACAAACTCTCGCTCGACATCAAACGCGGCGAGATCCTGGGTTTCGTCGGCGCTTCGGGCGCCGGCAAGTCGGTCCTCCTGCGGACCATTCTCGGGTTGATGCCCAAGCAATCGGGAACGATCAAGCTGTTCGGTGTCGACGTCGACAAGGCAAGCGATATCGAGCGGCTGCGCATCGACATGCGCCTTGGCGTGCTGTTCCAGCATGGCGCGCTGTTTTCGGCGCTGACCGTGCTGGAGAACGTGCAGGTGCCGATGCGCGAATATCTCGACCTGCCGAGAAAGCTGATGGATGAACTGGCATTGCTCAAGATCGAGCTGGTCGGCCTGCCGCCGGATGCGGCGCAGAAATTCCCCTCCGAACTCTCCGGCGGCATGATCAAGCGCGCCGCCCTGGCGCGCGCGCTGGCGCTCGACCCGGATATCGTCTTTCTCGACGAGCCGACGTCCGGCCTCGATCCGATCAGCGCGGCCGAGTTCGACGAACTCGTCGTCAAGCTGCGCGACACCATGGACCTGACCGTCTATATGGTCACGCACGACCTCGACACGCTGTTTACCGCCTGCGACCACGTGGCGGTGCTCGGCAAGAAAAAGGTGCTCGTCGAAGGCAGCATCGACGACATGCTGAAAAGCGAGGAACCGTGGGTGAAATCCTATTTCCGCGGAAAACGCGCCCGGCAACTTGATCTTGCGGCGCGCGCATAGCCATAAGTGAAGCAATGGAAACCAGAGCCAACTACGTCATTGTCGGGATTTTCACGCTGGTTGCGATCCTGGCGGCGTTCGGCTTCGTCTATTGGACGGCCGCGATCGGTGACAGGGGCGAGACGACGCTGCTGCGCGTGCGCATCCCGGGTTCGGCTTCCGGCCTCGGCCGCGGCAGCTTCGTGCTGTTCAACGGCGTCAAGGTCGGCGACGTCAAGCGTGTCTATATCGACGTCGACAATCCGACCGTCGCCATCGCCGACACCGAGATCGACCGGATGACGCCGATCACCAAGTCGACGCAGGCCGATATCGGCCTTGCCGGCCTCACCGGGCAGGCAAACATCGAGCTCAAGGGCGCCGATCCCAAGGAAGTGAAGCTGCTCGACCAGGCGGAAAAGGAAGGCAAGGTCGCCGAGATCGTCGCCAACCCATCCGCCGTGACCAATCTGTTGCAGACGGCGCAGAACATCTTCAACCGCGCCGACAAGGTGCTGAGCGAACTCGAAGGCTTCACCAAGGATGTCCGCGGGCCGCTGACGCAGACCGTGAAGAATGTGCAGACATTCTCCGACGCACTGGCCAAGAATTCCGACGGCATCGACAAGTTCCTGTCCTCGGTCAGCGCGCTCTCCGACGAACTGAAGGGTGTGTCCGGCAAGCTCGACGGCACGCTGAAGGCGGCGGAAGGCCTGCTCAATGCCGTCGACAAGGACAAGATCAAGAGCATCGTGGCCAACGTCGACACGGTAACCGCGAACCTCAAGCAAACCTCACAACAGCTCGACGGCGTCATCAAGAATGTCGACACGGCGGTCGGGTCCGTCAACGACTTCGCCAAGCAGACGCAGGGCACGCTGGCCAAGGTCGACGGCGTGCTCGACGGCATCGACCCGGCGCAGGTGCGCACGGCGCTGGCCAACATCCAGAAGGCCAGCGAAAACGCCAACAAGGCCGCCGCCGATATCGCCGTCGTGACCAACAAGTTCGCCAACCGGGCCGACGACATCGACCAGACGATCAAGGATGCAAAGCAATTGGCACGACGGCTCAACGATGCCTCGGTGCGTGTCGACGGTATCCTCGCCAGGGTCGACAAATTGCTCGGCTCCGGCCAGGCGGATGGTGTGATGGCCGACGCAAGGGCGACGCTGAAATCCTTCAAGCAGGTCGCCGACACGCTGAATGCGCGGCTTGGCGTCATCACCGACAATCTGGCGCGGTTCTCGGGCCAAGGCCTGACAAATGTCGAGGCGCTGGTGCAGGACAGCCGCCGATCGATCAACCGCATAGAGGAAGCGGTGACGGATCTCAGCCGCAATCCGCAGCGTATCCTTTCGGGTGGCGACGGCGAGGTTCGGCAATTCGATGGCAGGGCGCGGCGTTGACTTCGGCGTCGGCTCGCCCCAGAAACATGAGCTGCAAAAGCGGGTTGATCTTACGATCCGGGGACAACGGGGATCGCGCGTGAAGTCTGTGTGGGTGAGAACGGGCGGGTTGACGTCGGCTGCGGCACTGCTTGTCCTGACGCTGGCGGGCTGCGCGGCGTTAGGCGGCAAGCCTGCGCCGCTCGACACTTTTGAGCTGTCTGCGCCTTCGGTCGACGCGCATGGCCATAGCAGCAAGCAGATCCTGATCGCCCAGCCTTCGGCGCTCAAGGCGCTGGACAGCCAGAACATCGTCATCAAACCCTCCGACCGCTCGATCCAGTATCTCAAGGGCGCGCAATGGGCCGATCGCCTGCCGCTGATCGTGCAGGCGCGGCTGGCCGAGACGTTCCAGCGCTCGGGCAGCTTTGCCGGTGTCGGCAAGCCGGGCGAGGGTCTGGCGATCGACTACCAGGTCATCGTCGAGGTCCGGTCCTTCGAAGTGCGCGTCGACGGTGGCGAACACGCCGAGGTCGACCTGTTCGTGCGCTTGCTCAACGACCGCAATGGCGAGGTGCGAGCCTCCAAGAGCTTCAACGCATCCGCACCCGTTTCGGGCAAAGGCAACTCCGCTTATGTCGGTGCGCTCGACAATGCGTTCGGCGATGCCGCCAGGCAGATCGTTCGCTGGACGGATTCGGTGATCTGAGCGCCGGTCTCGTTAGCTAAATCTCGCCAACGCTTTCAAGCTACAGGCGCTCGAAGACATCCGGCCGCAGCTTTCCGGTCAGCATCAGATGCTGCAGCGTGTAGGCCAAGGACAGCGCATCGTCGAGCGCCTCATGCCCATGCAATGGCGGGTGCTCGACGCCATAGTAGTCCGCGAGCTTGTTGCTCGGCGTCCTCGCCAGGTCCTCGATCGGCATCCCGGCCGCGATCAGCAGCTTGACGGCATTGTCAAACCGGGTGGCCGGGATCGAAGGCTGAATGCCCGCGATATAGCAGCTGATGGCGATCATGTTCAGTTCGTCCTTGCCCCAGGACCAGAACCGCGCGCCACCGGAAAAACGATCGACGTTGGCGAGGGCTTCTCCCAGCGCGACCCCTTCGGTCTCGACGTCCTTCTCGGTGATGCCGGTCAGTTTGGTGAAGAACGGGTCGAGGGCGTATCTTTGACCAAACCGGTCGACCGGTCTGATATAGGCCTTGTGCGTGCCGAGCAGCGGAAAGTCGTCCTCGAGCCCAAGCTTGATCGCGCCGATCTGCGCGATGACCGGGTCGGGATCGTGGGCCGCGCACCAGAATCGGCGTTGCGAGCCCTCAAGGCAAAGAAACTCGCAGTCGAATATGATTGCCGTCTTCACGATCACACCCTTTGAGCGTCAGGGCTGCGGCTTTCCGGCGGATTTCCGCGCTGTGGGGGAAGTCGAACCTTGGACGGTCCCCGACGCATCCATCGGCTCGCAACAGTCGTTGTTGGCAGGTTAAGCGCGTGCCGGAGGTTTGGAGAAACAACAGGCGGGACCATGGTCCCGCCTGTTCAATTCCTGGCTTTAGTGCAGCCGGCCGCTGGCGTGGGCCAGCATTGTGTAGACCTTGCCGGTGTCCGACGTCAGGTAGGTCTGCGCCATGATGTTATCGCGGTCGTTGCGCGAGACATCCTTGAGCAGTTTTTCGAAGTCGTCGCAGTAGCGGTCGACGGCGGCACGGAATTCGGCCTCGGCCTGGTACTTGCGGCGGATCTCGTCGAACGTCTGCTGGCCCTTCAGCGTGTAGAGCCGACGCGTGAACACGTCCCGCTCGCCGCGCCGATAGCGGTTCCACAATTCGATCGAGGCATCGTGGTCGATGGCCCGTGCGATATCGACGGAGAGCGAGTTCAGCGATTCCACGACATGTAGCGGCGAGCGCTGGGCAGGGGCCGCGCGTGGTGCTTCCGCGGGCGCGGAAGGCGCCGTGGGCCTGAGGTCTCCTTCGTTCGATGCCGCGGTCAAGAGATCGCGTACCCAGCCGCCCTGCGGCGTGCGGGTATTGGCGTCAGCGCGAGGGCGCGGTGCCGCCTCGGCCGGACGATCGAGGTCGAGCGTGCCACGCAGCGCGGTGCCACCCAGCGGCGCCTGAGGCGTGCGCAGCTCCGGTTGCGGCGCCGGGGCACGACGCGG harbors:
- a CDS encoding 3'-5' exonuclease; the encoded protein is MKTAIIFDCEFLCLEGSQRRFWCAAHDPDPVIAQIGAIKLGLEDDFPLLGTHKAYIRPVDRFGQRYALDPFFTKLTGITEKDVETEGVALGEALANVDRFSGGARFWSWGKDELNMIAISCYIAGIQPSIPATRFDNAVKLLIAAGMPIEDLARTPSNKLADYYGVEHPPLHGHEALDDALSLAYTLQHLMLTGKLRPDVFERL